Proteins encoded together in one Pseudomonas arsenicoxydans window:
- the yrfG gene encoding GMP/IMP nucleotidase: protein MSLLPWRDIDTVLLDMDGTLLDLHYDNHFWMEHLPQRYAELHGVSRAMAEMELQPLFERNAGQLQWYCLDFWSVELKLPVRELKLETAHLIALRPDADTFLAAIKKAGKRVVMITNAHRDSLSLKLERIELAPYFERLISSHDYGFPKEHPQFWEALQADIDFDPARSLFIDDTLPILRSARGFGVAHLLAVSEPDSRKGPKDTAEFAAVGDYRELIAGL, encoded by the coding sequence ATGTCCCTGCTGCCCTGGCGCGACATCGACACCGTTCTGCTGGATATGGACGGCACGCTGCTGGACCTGCACTACGACAACCATTTCTGGATGGAACACCTGCCACAGCGTTACGCCGAGTTGCACGGGGTGAGCCGGGCCATGGCCGAGATGGAATTACAGCCGCTGTTCGAACGCAATGCTGGCCAGTTGCAGTGGTATTGCCTGGATTTCTGGAGCGTTGAACTGAAGTTGCCGGTGCGCGAACTGAAACTGGAGACCGCGCATCTCATTGCCCTGCGCCCGGACGCGGATACGTTTCTGGCGGCAATCAAAAAGGCCGGCAAGCGTGTGGTGATGATCACCAATGCGCACCGCGACTCGCTGTCATTGAAGCTGGAACGGATTGAACTGGCGCCGTACTTCGAGCGGTTGATCAGCTCGCATGATTACGGTTTTCCCAAGGAGCATCCACAGTTCTGGGAAGCATTGCAGGCCGATATCGACTTCGATCCGGCGCGCAGTCTGTTTATCGACGATACGTTGCCGATCCTGCGCAGCGCACGCGGTTTTGGCGTAGCGCATCTGTTGGCTGTGAGCGAGCCGGACAGTCGCAAGGGGCCGAAGGACACGGCGGAGTTTGCGGCGGTTGGGGATTATCGTGAGTTGATTGCAGGGCTTTAA
- the cysQ gene encoding 3'(2'),5'-bisphosphate nucleotidase CysQ, translated as MNFPHPLMAPVVELALKAGEAILPFWRTGTAVTAKADDSPVTAADLAAHHLILAGLTALDPSIPVLSEEDSNIPLSVRAGWQRWWLVDPLDGTKEFISGSEEFTVNIALIEQGRVVFGVVSMPTNGRFYVGGAGLGAWRGDKDAEPLPIQVREVLAAGEAFTVVASRRHSSPEQERLLAGLSASLGELQLANIGSSLKFCLLAEGAADCYPRLAPTSQWDTAAAQGVLEGAGGEVLDLSGAPFCYPARESLLNEFFLALPAKAAWRQKLLELARA; from the coding sequence ATGAATTTTCCGCATCCATTGATGGCGCCGGTCGTGGAACTGGCATTGAAAGCTGGCGAAGCGATCCTGCCGTTCTGGCGCACCGGGACTGCCGTGACGGCCAAGGCTGACGACTCGCCGGTGACTGCCGCGGACCTGGCGGCTCATCACCTGATCCTCGCCGGGCTGACCGCGCTGGACCCAAGCATTCCCGTGCTGTCTGAAGAAGACTCCAATATTCCCCTGAGCGTGCGCGCTGGATGGCAGCGCTGGTGGCTGGTCGATCCGCTGGACGGCACCAAGGAGTTCATTTCCGGCAGTGAAGAGTTCACCGTCAACATTGCCCTGATCGAACAAGGTCGAGTGGTGTTCGGCGTGGTGTCGATGCCCACCAACGGGCGCTTTTACGTCGGTGGCGCCGGTTTGGGCGCCTGGCGTGGCGATAAAGATGCAGAGCCGCTGCCCATTCAGGTTCGCGAAGTGCTAGCGGCGGGTGAAGCCTTTACCGTGGTTGCCAGTCGCCGTCATTCAAGTCCCGAGCAAGAACGCTTGCTCGCCGGGTTGAGCGCCAGTCTGGGTGAGCTGCAACTGGCCAATATCGGTAGTTCGCTGAAGTTTTGCCTGCTGGCGGAAGGGGCGGCGGATTGTTATCCGCGACTGGCGCCGACTTCGCAGTGGGACACGGCTGCCGCTCAAGGGGTATTGGAAGGGGCGGGCGGTGAGGTGTTGGATCTGAGCGGGGCGCCGTTCTGTTATCCGGCGCGGGAATCGTTGCTGAATGAGTTCTTTTTGGCGCTGCCGGCCAAGGCTGCCTGGCGGCAAAAATTGTTGGAGTTGGCGCGGGCTTGA
- the nudE gene encoding ADP compounds hydrolase NudE, with product MRQKPTVLAREIVATSRLFCVEELKLRFSNGVERTYERLVGKGAGYGAVMIVAMLDADHAVLIEEYCGGTDEYELSLPKGLIEPGEDVLAAAERELKEEAGYGARQLEHLTELSLSPGYMSQKIQVVLATDLYEERLEGDEPEPMGVDKINLRELSSLAQNPRFTEGRALAALYLTRDLLTQRGVFLP from the coding sequence ATGCGCCAGAAACCCACCGTACTCGCTCGCGAGATCGTCGCCACCAGCCGTTTATTCTGTGTCGAGGAGCTCAAGCTGCGCTTTTCCAATGGCGTGGAGCGCACCTACGAGCGTTTGGTCGGCAAAGGTGCCGGGTATGGCGCAGTGATGATCGTGGCGATGCTCGATGCCGATCACGCGGTACTGATCGAAGAGTATTGCGGTGGCACCGATGAATACGAGCTGTCCTTGCCCAAAGGCCTGATCGAGCCGGGTGAAGATGTGCTGGCGGCGGCCGAGCGCGAGCTCAAGGAAGAGGCCGGGTATGGCGCGCGGCAGCTGGAGCATCTGACTGAGCTGTCACTGTCGCCTGGTTACATGAGCCAGAAGATCCAGGTGGTGCTCGCCACCGATCTGTACGAAGAGCGCCTTGAGGGCGACGAGCCCGAGCCGATGGGTGTGGACAAGATCAACCTGCGTGAATTGTCGTCCCTGGCGCAAAACCCACGATTCACGGAGGGCCGGGCCTTGGCGGCGCTGTACCTCACCCGTGACCTGTTGACCCAGCGCGGAGTGTTCCTGCCATGA
- a CDS encoding thioesterase domain-containing protein codes for MSRDSRHLESVLHHDIPLTRAMGIKVLDWHDQQLRLYLPLDANVNHKSTMFGGSLYCGAVLAGWGWLHLRLHEEGIKDGHIVIQEGQINYPLPVTMDATAICQAPSAAVWKKFLAMYQRYGRARLTLHSRIVNADSDDDAVTFTGQYVLHR; via the coding sequence ATGAGCCGCGACAGTCGTCACCTGGAATCAGTTCTCCATCACGACATTCCCCTGACGCGGGCCATGGGCATCAAAGTGCTCGACTGGCACGATCAGCAATTGCGCCTGTACTTGCCGCTGGACGCCAACGTCAACCACAAGAGCACCATGTTTGGCGGCAGCCTGTATTGCGGCGCCGTGTTGGCGGGCTGGGGCTGGCTGCATTTGCGTTTGCATGAAGAAGGGATCAAAGACGGGCACATCGTGATTCAGGAAGGGCAAATCAACTACCCATTGCCGGTGACCATGGACGCAACGGCAATTTGCCAGGCACCGAGCGCGGCAGTGTGGAAGAAGTTTCTGGCGATGTATCAGCGTTATGGACGGGCGCGATTGACGCTGCATTCGCGGATCGTCAACGCTGACAGTGATGACGATGCCGTGACGTTTACCGGGCAGTACGTGTTGCACAGGTAG
- a CDS encoding LysR family transcriptional regulator — protein sequence MDIKQLKFLIALDETRHFGQAAARCHITQPTLSMRLRSLEEELDLPLVNRGQRFEGFTAPGERVLAWARTVLAAYDGLQAEAAACRGNLVGTLRLGVVPLSSFDPLALMQRLHTEHPNLRFELSSLSSEQILEQLSNNRIDLAVSYLERLDGERFDSVAFSETHMGLLYDQRFFSFGEAPLSWESLIELPLGMLTSGMHFRQSIDHNFHSRGLVPQPLLQTDAVHQLLQAVHGGFCCAVMPLDGGLENLTDHLRLQPIENAQTLARLGLIMRRSAPRSALAEACFALYQKSRTDS from the coding sequence ATGGACATCAAGCAGCTGAAATTCCTCATCGCCCTCGACGAAACCCGCCATTTCGGTCAGGCCGCCGCGCGCTGCCACATCACACAGCCGACCCTGTCCATGCGCCTGCGCAGCCTCGAAGAAGAGCTCGACTTGCCGTTGGTCAATCGCGGCCAGCGCTTCGAAGGTTTCACCGCACCGGGCGAGCGAGTGCTGGCCTGGGCTCGCACCGTGCTGGCGGCTTACGATGGCTTGCAGGCCGAGGCCGCTGCGTGTCGCGGCAATCTGGTGGGTACGTTGCGGCTGGGCGTGGTGCCGCTGTCGAGTTTCGATCCGCTGGCGTTAATGCAACGGCTACACACCGAACACCCGAACCTGCGCTTTGAACTCTCGTCCCTGAGCTCCGAACAGATCCTCGAACAACTGTCAAACAACCGCATCGACCTTGCCGTCTCGTACCTGGAACGCCTGGACGGTGAGCGTTTCGACTCAGTGGCCTTCAGCGAAACCCACATGGGCCTGCTCTACGATCAACGCTTCTTCAGCTTCGGCGAGGCACCGCTGAGTTGGGAGTCGTTGATCGAGCTGCCATTGGGCATGCTCACCAGCGGCATGCATTTTCGCCAATCCATCGACCATAACTTCCACAGCCGTGGCCTGGTGCCGCAACCGTTATTGCAAACCGATGCCGTCCACCAGTTGTTACAAGCGGTGCACGGGGGCTTCTGTTGCGCGGTGATGCCGTTGGACGGAGGACTCGAAAACCTCACCGATCATTTGCGCCTGCAACCCATCGAAAACGCGCAAACCCTTGCCAGGCTTGGTCTGATCATGCGTCGCAGTGCCCCGCGTTCGGCGTTGGCAGAAGCTTGTTTTGCGCTGTATCAGAAATCGCGGACAGACTCTTGA
- the fdhD gene encoding formate dehydrogenase accessory sulfurtransferase FdhD: protein MNAKRPVCAAPALETPAPAASQTYTYSDLHYTESASTALAEEVALAIAYNGISQAVMLVTPTDLEDFIVGFSLGSGIIEDATDIYDLQLSGSGSAQYAQVTIANRAFWNLKQQRRQLAGTSGCGLCGVEAVEQALPDLKVLPGAPLPPAEWLDGLRQRIGAFQPLGQHCGAVHAAVFMNGQGELLLGREDIGRHNALDKLIGGLIRQKIPTTGGLAIVTSRCSLELIQKVLRAGIQTLVSLSSPTGLAVQWARRHNLNLIHLPQKNAPRVYSPASENQA, encoded by the coding sequence ATGAACGCCAAGCGCCCTGTCTGCGCGGCGCCCGCCCTTGAAACACCCGCGCCCGCCGCTAGCCAGACGTACACCTACAGCGACCTTCACTACACCGAATCCGCCAGCACCGCGCTGGCCGAGGAAGTGGCGTTGGCGATCGCCTATAACGGGATCAGCCAGGCTGTGATGCTGGTGACGCCAACCGATCTTGAAGACTTCATCGTCGGCTTCAGCCTCGGTAGCGGCATCATCGAAGACGCCACTGACATCTACGACTTGCAACTCAGCGGCTCGGGCTCGGCGCAATACGCGCAAGTGACCATCGCCAATCGCGCATTCTGGAACCTCAAGCAACAGCGTCGGCAACTGGCCGGCACCAGCGGCTGCGGGCTCTGCGGAGTGGAAGCGGTGGAGCAGGCATTGCCGGACCTCAAGGTGTTGCCGGGCGCGCCGTTGCCGCCCGCCGAATGGCTCGATGGCTTGCGCCAGCGCATCGGCGCCTTCCAGCCGCTGGGTCAGCATTGCGGCGCGGTGCATGCGGCGGTGTTCATGAACGGTCAGGGCGAATTGCTGCTGGGCCGTGAAGACATCGGCCGGCACAACGCCCTCGACAAACTGATTGGCGGGCTAATCCGCCAGAAAATTCCGACCACGGGCGGCCTGGCGATTGTCACCAGCCGTTGCAGCCTCGAACTGATCCAGAAAGTGTTGCGCGCCGGTATCCAGACCCTGGTCAGCCTGTCGTCGCCTACGGGTCTTGCCGTGCAATGGGCCCGTCGCCACAACCTCAATCTCATCCATTTGCCACAAAAGAATGCGCCACGGGTCTACAGCCCGGCTTCGGAGAATCAAGCGTGA
- the rfbC gene encoding dTDP-4-dehydrorhamnose 3,5-epimerase — MNVVTTDLPGVLIIEPKVFGDDRGFFYESFNAKAFEDATGLSTTFVQDNHSRSQKGVLRGLHYQLENTQGKLVRVTAGEVLDVAVDIRRSSPHFGKWVAVRLSAENNRQLWIPEGFAHGFVVLSDFAEFLYKTTDYYTPSAERSIRWDDPDLAIDWQLDEAPQLSGKDQKAAFLKDADVFS; from the coding sequence ATGAATGTAGTCACCACCGACCTCCCCGGTGTTCTGATCATCGAACCCAAGGTATTTGGTGACGATCGCGGCTTCTTCTACGAGAGCTTCAATGCCAAAGCTTTCGAAGACGCCACTGGCCTGAGCACCACCTTTGTTCAGGACAACCATTCCCGTTCGCAGAAAGGCGTACTTCGCGGTCTGCATTACCAACTGGAAAACACCCAAGGCAAACTGGTTCGCGTTACGGCCGGTGAAGTGCTGGATGTGGCGGTGGATATTCGTCGCAGTTCGCCGCATTTTGGCAAATGGGTTGCCGTGCGTTTGTCCGCTGAGAACAATCGCCAACTATGGATCCCGGAAGGTTTCGCCCACGGCTTTGTGGTGCTGAGCGATTTTGCCGAATTCCTCTACAAAACCACGGACTACTACACCCCGTCGGCCGAGCGCAGCATCCGTTGGGATGACCCGGACCTGGCCATCGACTGGCAACTGGACGAAGCGCCACAGTTGTCCGGCAAGGATCAGAAGGCCGCTTTCTTAAAGGATGCCGACGTCTTTTCCTGA
- a CDS encoding sigma-54-dependent transcriptional regulator: MTIDNRVQVVLIDDDPHLRQALSQTLDLAGLKILPLAEAKGLAAQLERDWPGVVVSDIRMPGMDGLELLSELHAQDPELPVLLITGHGDVPLAVQAMRAGAYDFLEKPFASDALLDSVRRALALRRLVLDNRSLRLALSDRNELSTRLVGQSAQMLRLREQIGALAATRADVLILGETGAGKEVVARALHDLSNRRSGPFVAINAGALAESVVESELFGHEPGAFTGAQKRRIGKFEFANGGTLFLDEIESMSLDVQVKLLRLLQERVVERLGGNQLIPLDIRIIAATKEDLRQAADQGRFRADLYYRLNVAPLRIPPLRERGEDALMLFQHFADEASARHGLPPHELQPGQRALLLRHSWPGNVRELQNAAERFALGLELALDNSAPEGATGMTVDVVSGGLSEQVENFEKSLIAAELARSHSSVRSLAEALGIPRKTLHDKLRKHGLNFADGGASSHTDELD; encoded by the coding sequence ATGACCATCGATAACCGCGTCCAGGTCGTGTTGATCGACGACGATCCCCATCTGCGTCAGGCCTTGAGCCAGACGCTGGATCTGGCGGGGCTGAAAATTCTCCCGCTCGCCGAAGCCAAAGGCCTGGCTGCACAACTGGAGCGCGACTGGCCGGGCGTGGTAGTCAGCGACATCCGCATGCCCGGCATGGACGGTCTCGAACTGCTGAGCGAACTGCATGCCCAGGACCCGGAGCTGCCGGTGCTGCTGATCACCGGCCACGGCGATGTGCCGCTGGCGGTACAAGCGATGCGCGCCGGGGCTTATGACTTCCTCGAAAAACCCTTCGCCAGCGATGCCCTGCTCGACAGCGTGCGCCGCGCATTGGCCCTGCGCCGACTGGTGCTGGATAACCGCAGCCTGCGTCTGGCCCTCAGCGACCGCAATGAACTGAGCACCCGACTGGTCGGGCAGTCGGCGCAAATGTTGCGCCTGCGCGAGCAGATCGGCGCGCTCGCGGCTACCAGGGCTGACGTCTTGATCCTCGGCGAAACCGGTGCCGGTAAAGAAGTCGTCGCCCGGGCGCTGCACGATTTGTCGAACCGCCGTAGTGGTCCGTTCGTAGCGATCAATGCCGGGGCGCTGGCCGAATCGGTGGTGGAAAGCGAACTGTTCGGGCATGAGCCTGGCGCGTTCACCGGCGCGCAGAAACGCCGCATCGGCAAGTTCGAATTCGCCAATGGCGGCACGCTGTTTCTCGATGAAATCGAAAGCATGAGCCTCGACGTGCAAGTGAAGTTGCTGCGCTTGCTGCAAGAGCGGGTGGTCGAACGTCTGGGCGGCAATCAATTGATCCCGCTGGACATCCGCATCATCGCAGCGACCAAGGAAGACCTGCGCCAGGCCGCCGATCAGGGACGCTTCCGCGCCGACTTGTATTACCGCCTGAACGTCGCGCCGCTGCGTATTCCGCCGCTGCGCGAGCGGGGTGAAGACGCGCTGATGCTGTTCCAGCACTTTGCCGACGAAGCCAGCGCCCGCCACGGCTTGCCACCCCACGAACTGCAACCGGGGCAACGCGCCTTGCTGCTGCGCCATAGCTGGCCAGGTAACGTACGCGAACTGCAAAACGCCGCCGAACGCTTTGCCCTGGGCCTGGAGTTGGCGCTTGACAACAGCGCACCCGAGGGCGCTACCGGCATGACCGTCGACGTGGTCAGTGGCGGTCTGAGCGAGCAAGTGGAAAACTTCGAGAAAAGCCTGATCGCCGCCGAACTGGCGCGCTCTCACAGCTCGGTGCGTAGCCTTGCCGAAGCACTCGGCATTCCGCGCAAAACCTTGCACGACAAACTGCGCAAGCATGGCCTGAATTTCGCCGACGGCGGCGCCAGCAGCCACACCGACGAACTCGATTGA
- a CDS encoding sensor histidine kinase: protein MTPTLPRRPRWRSLALLALCLAPLLWPLEHLAERYYRSELAGQNRQTLDLYVANLLGTLHRYEVLPQILGDLPALRAVLGAPDDSVTQGNANRLLKNISAQTGAEVMYLMDTTGKTLAASNWDKHDSFVGRNFAFRPYFSEAMAGRLGRFFGLGTTSAKRGYFFAAAVRNGEKIVGVLVVKVDLDHTESLWGKTPEQLLLTDQNGVVILTSRPEWRFRSTRPLNETESKAITAIQPYPTRDPKPLTLNPNAWLTQTQQIAETGWNVSILAPRTLIDRPVRTVVAIGGATLLVLMLLLGLMMQRRRHYLERIAFEAKARRELEGRVAERTSDLEGLNRRLKQEVLEREHAQQELVRAQDDLVQAGKLSALGTMSASISHELNQPLAAIRSYAENAEVLLDHQRTDDARGNLKLISELTGRMASIIAHLRAFARRDRHAPESVALQPALDDALALLAKRRRSMEVELIRDLPAATLWVEAGETRLRQVLGNLLANALDALTEKGPPRKLWLSAQSTADGVTLYIRDNGPGFCMEALGRASEPFYTTKTRTQGLGLGLAICETLMRAFGGELSFANHKEGGALITLKLRAGAPGVSLQPSEDRSA from the coding sequence ATGACTCCGACCCTCCCCCGCAGACCCCGCTGGCGTAGCCTCGCACTGCTTGCGCTGTGCCTGGCGCCGTTGCTGTGGCCGCTGGAACATCTGGCCGAGCGTTATTACCGCAGCGAATTGGCCGGGCAGAACCGTCAGACCCTCGACCTGTACGTCGCCAACCTGCTGGGCACGTTGCACCGCTATGAGGTGTTGCCACAGATTCTCGGTGATCTGCCGGCCCTGCGCGCGGTACTCGGGGCGCCAGACGACAGCGTCACGCAAGGCAATGCCAATCGCCTGCTGAAAAACATCAGCGCCCAGACCGGCGCCGAAGTCATGTACCTGATGGACACCACCGGCAAGACCCTCGCAGCGTCCAATTGGGACAAGCACGACAGCTTCGTCGGACGTAACTTTGCCTTTCGGCCGTATTTCAGCGAAGCCATGGCCGGGCGGCTCGGGCGTTTTTTCGGCTTGGGCACAACGTCGGCCAAACGCGGCTATTTCTTCGCCGCCGCCGTGCGTAACGGCGAGAAAATCGTTGGCGTGCTGGTGGTCAAGGTCGACCTGGACCACACCGAAAGCCTGTGGGGCAAAACCCCGGAACAATTGCTGCTGACCGACCAAAATGGCGTGGTCATTCTCACGTCGCGGCCTGAATGGCGATTCCGCTCGACCCGCCCCTTGAACGAAACAGAAAGCAAAGCGATCACCGCGATTCAACCGTACCCGACCCGCGACCCGAAACCCTTGACGCTCAATCCCAATGCCTGGCTGACACAGACGCAACAGATCGCCGAAACCGGCTGGAACGTCAGCATCCTCGCCCCGCGCACCCTGATCGACCGCCCGGTCCGAACGGTAGTCGCCATTGGCGGTGCAACGCTGTTGGTGTTGATGCTGCTGCTCGGCCTGATGATGCAACGACGCCGTCACTATCTTGAACGTATTGCCTTCGAAGCCAAGGCCCGGCGGGAGCTGGAAGGTCGGGTCGCCGAACGGACCAGCGACCTGGAAGGCCTCAACCGTCGACTGAAACAGGAAGTGCTGGAACGCGAGCACGCTCAGCAAGAACTGGTGCGCGCTCAGGATGATCTGGTGCAGGCCGGCAAGCTGTCGGCGCTGGGGACGATGTCGGCGAGCATCAGCCACGAATTGAACCAGCCACTGGCGGCAATCCGCAGCTACGCGGAAAACGCCGAAGTGCTGCTCGATCATCAACGCACCGACGATGCGCGCGGCAACCTCAAGTTGATCAGCGAACTGACTGGTCGCATGGCCTCGATCATTGCTCATCTGCGCGCCTTCGCCCGGCGCGATCGCCATGCGCCGGAAAGCGTGGCGCTGCAGCCGGCGCTGGACGATGCCCTGGCGTTGCTGGCCAAGCGCCGGCGCAGCATGGAAGTCGAGCTGATCCGCGATTTGCCGGCCGCCACGCTGTGGGTCGAAGCTGGGGAAACCCGTCTGCGCCAGGTGCTCGGCAACTTGCTGGCTAACGCACTGGACGCGCTGACCGAAAAAGGCCCGCCGCGTAAACTCTGGTTGAGTGCCCAATCCACCGCGGACGGCGTCACTCTGTACATTCGCGACAACGGCCCAGGCTTTTGCATGGAAGCCCTTGGCCGCGCGAGCGAGCCGTTTTACACCACCAAGACCCGCACACAGGGGCTTGGCCTGGGGCTGGCGATTTGCGAAACCCTGATGCGCGCCTTCGGTGGTGAACTGTCGTTCGCCAATCACAAGGAAGGTGGCGCCCTGATTACCCTGAAGCTGCGCGCCGGCGCACCGGGCGTGAGCCTGCAACCGTCCGAGGACCGAAGTGCATGA
- the lysM gene encoding peptidoglycan-binding protein LysM produces the protein MSIFSFVKEAGEKLIDLLTPGNANASEQLKEHISKVGLGNPNVQATVDGDKVTVTGEVGSQEEKEKILLAVGNIAGVGSVDDQITVTGPVVVAAKFVTVVKGDTLSAISLRVYGDANKYQKIFEANKPMLKDVNKIYPGQSLRIPE, from the coding sequence ATGAGTATTTTTAGCTTTGTGAAAGAAGCAGGCGAAAAACTTATCGATTTACTGACACCGGGCAACGCCAATGCCAGTGAGCAGTTGAAGGAACACATCAGCAAGGTCGGCCTGGGTAACCCGAATGTGCAGGCTACCGTGGACGGCGACAAAGTCACTGTCACCGGTGAAGTTGGCAGTCAGGAAGAGAAGGAAAAGATTCTGCTGGCGGTGGGCAATATCGCCGGTGTTGGCAGCGTCGACGATCAGATTACCGTGACCGGACCGGTGGTAGTGGCCGCAAAGTTTGTCACCGTCGTGAAGGGCGACACCCTCAGCGCTATTTCCTTGCGCGTGTATGGCGATGCCAACAAGTATCAAAAAATCTTCGAGGCCAACAAGCCGATGCTCAAGGATGTGAACAAGATCTATCCGGGGCAGTCGTTGCGGATTCCTGAGTAA